Proteins from a genomic interval of Aphis gossypii isolate Hap1 unplaced genomic scaffold, ASM2018417v2 Contig00201, whole genome shotgun sequence:
- the LOC126553304 gene encoding putative nuclease HARBI1 translates to MSDFEDSDDYLMSSSSSEDEDELELINIPQKRNENFLEEIVPQYDNETYFGHFRISRHVSTMIAHLYKNSNYFKNNKYGQFGQIPADDQIIIFMWFVGHQTASFRDVADRFNITLSSLHRIIERVTYFLSNYSPQIIKWPNNEQKRESEKAFRENGFPMAIGAIDGCHIKIDKPNKDPDSYINRKGYYSIQISLPVILGPLHDSRVFRNSPLCNSLQAKCGSYFLLGDSGYPLQNNLMTPFKDRGQLTRRNIVKNVHFMRACCVLYNIALDDNFLELLDETPPPKLTQGVMEVMEEEDIVDDYNAKIIRDTIVAEHFI, encoded by the exons atgagtGATTTTGAAGATTCAGATGACTATCTTATGTCTAGTTCTTCATCTGAAGACGAAGACgaattagaattaattaatatcccTCAAAAAAGAAACGAAAATTTTTTAG AAGAAATTGTACCACAATATGACAATGAAACATATTTTGGACATTTCCGGATCAGCCGTCATGTTTCAACAATGATTGCTCATTTGTACaagaatagtaattattttaaaaataacaagtatGGACAATTTGGTCAAATACCTGCAGATGACCag attattatctttatgtgGTTTGTTGGGCACCAAACTGCTAGCTTTAGAGATGTTGCAGATCGCTTTAATATTACTCTGAGCTCTCTGCATAGAATTATTGAACGAGTAACATACTTTTTAAGCAACTATTCACCCCAGATTATCAAATGGCCTAATAATGAGCAAAAAAGAGAATCAGAAAAGGCATTCAGAGAGAATGGATTTCCAATGGCCATAGGGGCTATCGATGGTTgccatattaaaatagataaaccCAATAAAGATCCAGATTCATACATCAATAGAAAAGgatattattcaatacaa atttcTTTGCCGGTTATCCTGGGTCCGTTGCACGATAGTAGGGTATTTAGAAATTCACCACTGTGTAATTCTTTGCAAGCAAAATGTGGTTCTTATTTTTTGCTCGGTGACAGCGGATAcccattacaaaataatttaatgactcCATTCAAGGATAGAGGACAGTTAACAAGAAG aaacattgtaaaaaatgttcattttatgCGAGCATGTTGTGTTCTATACAACATTGCTCTTGATGATAATTTTCTTGAATTACTTGATGAAACACCGCCTCCAAAACTAACCCAAGGTGTTATGGAGGTTATGGAAGAAGAGGATATTGTGGATGACTACAATGCCAAAATTATTAGGGATACAATAGTAgctgaacattttatttaa
- the LOC126553305 gene encoding uncharacterized protein LOC126553305, which yields MLIDLYGKYKDKVGSLKIKNLKKMWEIISEEMSLIYEMKIHPNNCENRWRVLERNYKKYIENKNGTGRGKKYFEFSEEMDKLFAHKKNVYPEILLSSEDVHDPTVNDEDLFSCEVESPSTSKVEAYDYF from the exons aTGTTGATTGATTTATATGGCAAGTATAAGGATAAAGTTGGatcgttgaaaattaaaaatttgaagaaGATGTGGGAAATAATTTCTGAAGAAATGAGCCTTATCTATGAAATGAAAATCCACCCTAACAATTGTGAAAACAGATGGCGTGTACtagaaagaaattataaaaagtacattgaaaacaaaaatggcACAGGgagaggaaaaaaatattttgaatttagtgAGGAAATGGATAAGTTATttgctcataaaaaaaatgtctatccAGAAATTTTACTTTCCTCTGAAGATGTTCATGATCCTACTGTTAATGATGAAGATTTGTTTTCTTGTGAAGTGGAAAGTCCTTCAACATCCAAAG TTGAGGCTtatgactatttttaa
- the LOC126553306 gene encoding uncharacterized protein LOC126553306, with protein sequence MSMLVETSIENLIEEIEKRPALYKKQLKEYSDINLKKKLWEEVCEVVIPDWNELGAQEKTKQGHEVQKKWANLRTCFRRELNAQKNTKSGQAATKRRKYVYFEKLLFLLPCMENRPTEGNLEPNDSHEDEDDNNDPGPTTSTPIPHRKKRTNVSKPDELDEALIKALNQPVDEDTNFALSLVPSLQKLNAEEKLDAKIGILNIFKQITLARRFDTSSQSTSSYSVLQRPLSYPVYHPGSNMPPPQISQHSNYTSSFTTPHNLPTFQDIQNTPSPENSNDTVRSHFSNFSDDTDIIYDL encoded by the exons ATGTCGATGCTTGTGGAAACGTCTATCGAAAATTTGATAGAAGAAATTGAAAAGAGACCAgcactatataaaaaacaactaaaagAATACTCTGATATAAATCTGAAGAAAAAACTATGGGAAGAAGTGTGTGAAGTAGTTATTCCCGATTGGAATGAGCTTGGTGCCCaggaaaaaacaaaacaag gtcATGAAGTGCAAAAAAAATGGGCTAATTTACGGACTTGTTTTCGTAGAGAATTAAACGCccaaaaaaacacaaaatcagGACAAGCTGCAACCAAGAGGCGTAAATATGTgtactttgaaaaattattatttttacttcccTGTATGGAAAATCGGCCAACGGAAGGTAACCTGGAACCAAATGATTCTCATGAAGACGAAGACGACAATAACGATCCTGGCCCTACCACTTCAACACCTATTCCTCATCGGAAAAAGAGGACTAATGTATCGAAACCAGACGAGTTGGACGAAGCATTAATAAAAGCATTAAATCAGCCGGTTGATGAAGATACAAATTTTGCTTTATCTCTTGTCCCATCACTCCAGAAATTAAACGCAGAGGAAAAACTCGATGCTAAAATTGgtattcttaacatttttaaacaaataacactAGCAAGGCGTTTTGATACTAGTTCTCAATCAACAAGTAGCTACAGTGTCTTACAGCGACCGTTGTCTTATCCTGTATATCATCCAGGAAGTAACATGCCACCACCACAAATATCTCAGCATTCAAATTATACGTCCAGTTTTACCACACCACACAATCTGCCTACGTTTCAAGACATTCAAAATACTCCATCGCCAGAAAATTCTAATGATACAGTTCGTTcccatttttctaatttttcagatgatacggatataatatatgacttataa